A window of Stutzerimonas stutzeri genomic DNA:
GTCGCACCGCAACTTCGCTGATCTGCTGGAGTACGTGCGACCTGGCGACTTGATGGTGTTCAACAACACGCGGGTGATCCCGGCGCGCCTGTTTGGTCAGAAGGCTACTGGAGGCAAGCTGGAAATCCTCGTCGAGAGGGTGCTTGGCGGTCGCAGTGTTCTGGCGCACGTCCGTTCGAGCAAGTCGCCAAAGGGCGGATCGAGGATCCTGCTGGAAGGCGGCGGCGAGGCGGTGATGGTCGCCCGGCACGATGCGTTGTTCGAGCTTGAGTTCGACGAGGACGTCTTGCCGCTACTCGAGCGTATCGGGCACATGCCTTTGCCTCCTTATATAGACAGGCCTGACGACGCTGCCGATCGCGAGCGTTATCAGACCGTTTATGCACAGCGCGCAGGGGCTGTGGCGGCGCCTACTGCAGGGCTGCATTTCGACGAGGCGCTGCTACAGGCGCTGCGCGAGGCTGGCGTGGAAACGGCCTACGTTACCCTTCATGTCGGCGCTGGAACCTTCCAGCCAGTGCGTGTCGAGCGTATCGAAGAGCACCACATGCACCGTGAGTGGCTGGAGGTGACGCAGGATGTGGTCGACGCGGTAGCCGCCTGTCGCGCCCGCGGCGGTCGGGTGATCGCCGTGGGGACCACCAGCGTGCGCTCGCTGGAGACGGCAGCCTGTGATGGGCAGCTCAGACCGTTCAGTGGCGATACCGATATCTTCATCTACCCAGGCAAGACCTTTAATGTCGTCGATGCGCTGGTAACCAATTTCCATCTGCCTGAATCAACGCTGCTGATGCTGGTTTCCGCCTTTGCCGGCTACCCGGAAACCATGGCGGCCTATGCCGAGGCCGTGGCTCAGCGCTATCGCTTCTTCAGTTACGGTGATGCCATGTTCATCACCCGCAATCCCGCGCCGCGCGGTCCCGAGGAAACCCAATGACTCGCTCCTGCCATATGTCCTTCGAGCTGCTTGCCACCGACGGCAAGGCGCGTCGGGGACGTCTGACCTTTCCCCGTGGCACCGTCGAGACGCCGGCGTTCATGCCGGTAGGCACTTACGGTACCGTCAAGGGCATGCTGCCCCGCGACATCGAGGCGATCGGTGCACAGATCATTCTCGGCAACACCTTTCATTTGTGGCTGCGTCCCGGAACTGAGGTGATCAAGCGTCACGGCGACCTGCATGACTTCATGCAGTGGCAGGGACCAATCCTCACCGATTCCGGCGGGTTTCAGGTTTTCAGTCTGGGTGCGATGCGCAAGATCAAGGAGGAGGGGGTCTACTTCGCCTCGCCTGTCGATGGCGCCAAAGTGTTCATGGGGCCGGAGGAGTCAATGCAGGTCCAGCGCGACCTGGGCTCGGATATCGTGATGATCTTCGATGAATGCACGCCTTATCCCGCCGACGAAGACGTCGCGCGACGCTCGATGGAGCTGTCGCTGCGCTGGGCCAAGCGCTCGAAGGCTGCGCATGGCGACAGTTCGGCTGCGCTGTTCGGGATCGTGCAGGGGGGGATGCACGAGTCGCTGCGCATGCGTTCGCTGGAAGGGCTTTGCGAAATCGGCTTCGATGGGCTGGCCATCGGGGGGCTTTCAGTAGGCGAGCCGAAGGAGGAGATGATCCGCGTTCTGGATTTTCTGCCGCCGCAGATGCCTGCCGACAAGCCTCGCTACCTGATGGGCGTGGGTAAGCCGGAGGACCTGGTCGAGGGTGTGCGGCGCGGTGTCGACATGTTCGATTGCGTCATGCCTACGCGCAATGCGCGTAACGGCCACCTTTTTACCGATACCGGTGTGATCAAGATCCGCAATGCGGTGCATAAGCACGACGATTCCACGTTGGATCCTAGCTG
This region includes:
- the queA gene encoding tRNA preQ1(34) S-adenosylmethionine ribosyltransferase-isomerase QueA; this translates as MQVADFSFQLPDALIARHPLAERRASRLLVLDGETGELSHRNFADLLEYVRPGDLMVFNNTRVIPARLFGQKATGGKLEILVERVLGGRSVLAHVRSSKSPKGGSRILLEGGGEAVMVARHDALFELEFDEDVLPLLERIGHMPLPPYIDRPDDAADRERYQTVYAQRAGAVAAPTAGLHFDEALLQALREAGVETAYVTLHVGAGTFQPVRVERIEEHHMHREWLEVTQDVVDAVAACRARGGRVIAVGTTSVRSLETAACDGQLRPFSGDTDIFIYPGKTFNVVDALVTNFHLPESTLLMLVSAFAGYPETMAAYAEAVAQRYRFFSYGDAMFITRNPAPRGPEETQ
- the tgt gene encoding tRNA guanosine(34) transglycosylase Tgt translates to MSFELLATDGKARRGRLTFPRGTVETPAFMPVGTYGTVKGMLPRDIEAIGAQIILGNTFHLWLRPGTEVIKRHGDLHDFMQWQGPILTDSGGFQVFSLGAMRKIKEEGVYFASPVDGAKVFMGPEESMQVQRDLGSDIVMIFDECTPYPADEDVARRSMELSLRWAKRSKAAHGDSSAALFGIVQGGMHESLRMRSLEGLCEIGFDGLAIGGLSVGEPKEEMIRVLDFLPPQMPADKPRYLMGVGKPEDLVEGVRRGVDMFDCVMPTRNARNGHLFTDTGVIKIRNAVHKHDDSTLDPSCDCYTCKHFSRAYLHHLDKCGEMLGSMLNTIHNLRHYQRVMAGLRDAIQQGTLAAFVDAFYAKRGLPTPPLA